The proteins below are encoded in one region of Pacificitalea manganoxidans:
- the cysG gene encoding siroheme synthase CysG, which yields MKTFPMFLRMQDRHVVIVGGGEQAAQKARLMLRTEARLTLIAPDLDPELQGLVREGRATWQPGLATAADLRGAALVFVAQGCPGADAAVHALAREAGALVNVVDAPDLCEAITPSIVDRDPVVVAIGTEGTAPVLARQIKTSVEQMLEPSLGGLAALAGRLRDAAAQRLAPRQRRDLWRWVFDGPARTRHAAGAERDAARLIKEVIASGEVPAPSVAPVALVGAGVGGADMITLRGVRRLQEADVIFHDRLLDPGVMDLARRDAERVYVGKTPGERAWPQEKINGVLVAAARQGKRVVRLKCGDPGVFGRGAEEADALRAAGIDYEIVPGVTAASAAAAAGGGFLTERGVTDTLVLSTGTCRDGATLPDWATHLRPGTTLALYMGVGKLPELEASLARAGVLECCTVEVTERCGFSDQRQFACRAAELQGLARREALRNPAMLLIRNPLEAQQTDAVLRVV from the coding sequence ATGAAGACCTTTCCCATGTTTCTGCGGATGCAGGACCGCCACGTCGTTATCGTCGGCGGCGGTGAGCAGGCCGCGCAAAAGGCCCGGCTGATGCTGCGCACCGAAGCGCGGCTCACCCTGATCGCGCCGGATCTGGACCCCGAATTGCAGGGGCTCGTGCGCGAAGGCCGGGCGACATGGCAACCCGGCCTGGCGACAGCGGCGGATCTGCGCGGCGCGGCGCTGGTCTTTGTCGCGCAGGGCTGTCCCGGCGCGGATGCGGCGGTGCATGCGCTGGCGCGCGAGGCGGGCGCGCTGGTCAATGTCGTCGATGCGCCCGATCTGTGCGAGGCGATCACGCCGTCCATCGTCGATCGCGACCCGGTGGTGGTGGCGATCGGCACCGAAGGCACGGCTCCGGTGCTGGCGCGGCAGATCAAGACCTCGGTGGAACAGATGCTGGAGCCGTCGCTGGGCGGGCTTGCGGCACTGGCCGGGCGGCTGCGCGATGCGGCGGCACAGCGGCTGGCCCCGCGCCAGCGCCGGGATCTGTGGCGCTGGGTCTTTGACGGCCCGGCCCGCACCCGGCACGCGGCGGGGGCGGAGCGGGACGCGGCGCGACTGATCAAGGAGGTCATCGCCTCGGGCGAGGTGCCTGCCCCCTCTGTGGCGCCGGTGGCCTTGGTCGGGGCCGGGGTCGGCGGGGCCGACATGATCACCCTGCGCGGGGTGCGGCGCTTGCAGGAGGCGGATGTGATCTTTCATGACCGGCTGCTCGACCCCGGCGTGATGGATCTGGCCCGCCGCGACGCCGAGCGGGTCTATGTCGGCAAGACGCCGGGCGAACGGGCGTGGCCGCAGGAAAAGATCAACGGCGTTCTGGTCGCAGCCGCCCGTCAGGGCAAGCGTGTGGTGCGGCTGAAATGCGGCGACCCGGGTGTATTCGGTCGCGGCGCGGAGGAGGCTGACGCCCTGCGCGCCGCCGGGATCGACTACGAAATCGTGCCGGGCGTCACGGCGGCATCGGCGGCGGCGGCGGCGGGCGGCGGGTTCCTGACCGAACGGGGCGTCACCGACACGCTGGTTCTGTCCACCGGCACCTGCCGCGATGGCGCGACCCTGCCCGACTGGGCCACGCATCTGCGCCCCGGCACGACGCTGGCGCTTTACATGGGGGTGGGCAAGTTGCCGGAGCTTGAAGCCTCGCTGGCCCGCGCGGGCGTGCTGGAGTGCTGCACGGTGGAGGTGACGGAACGCTGCGGCTTCTCGGATCAGCGGCAGTTCGCCTGCCGCGCGGCGGAGTTGCAGGGCCTTGCCCGGCGGGAGGCCCTGCGCAATCCGGCAATGCTGCTGATCCGCAACCCGCTGGAGGCACAGCAGACGGACGCGGTGCTGCGGGTGGTGTGA
- the nirB gene encoding nitrite reductase large subunit NirB: MTHPTDTRPKLVVIGAGMASGRALEHLLDAAPDAYDITLFGAEPRGNYNRIMLSPVLSGEKTYEEIVTHDAAWYAAHGVTCRFSEPVTGIDRARKVVMTATGETPYDKLIVATGSNPFIIPVPGHDLPGVISFRDLEDVNTMRDTAARPGAKAVVIGGGLLGLEAAAGLRMLGMEVTVVHLMGHLMERQLDEAAGYLLRKELTGRGITIRCSSNTKEIVGSERVEALRLDDGTEIPCDLVVMAVGIRPNTALAREAGLAVGRGVHVDDQMCSSDADIYAVGECVEHNGQVFGLVAPLYDQAKVLARALLGEEAAFVPKQTSTKLKVTGVDLFSAGDFAEADDREDIVFRDPARGVYKRLVLQEGRLIGAVMYGDTGDGNWFFGLIKDAAPVDEMRETLIFGPAFQGGAPVDPMAAVAALPDDTEICGCNGVCKGDLVAAIQNGATDLGSVRAVTKASGSCGTCTGLVEQVLSATLGDDFVLPSAQPICGCTDLTHEDVRRLIKAQELKSMPAVWQELGWKTVDGCHVCRPPLNYYLLADWPLDYRDDLQSRFINERKHANIQKDGTFSVVPRMWGGITNAAELRAIADAADKYNVPTVKVTGGQRIDLLGVRGEDLPAIWADLNRAGMVSGHAYSKGLRTVKTCVGTDHCRFGTQDSTGLGIKLEQALWGSWTPHKVKLGVSGCPRNCAEATCKDVGVICVDSGYQIGVGGAAGMDLKETERLAAVTTEQEAIDITVAFVQLYREHAKYLDRPYKWIAKVGLDWVRERVVDDLAGRQALIDRFAISQSVYQHDPWAAHVDKEQARYAPLANLKLEAAE; the protein is encoded by the coding sequence ATGACCCACCCCACCGACACACGACCGAAACTTGTCGTCATCGGCGCTGGCATGGCCTCGGGCCGGGCGCTGGAACATCTGCTCGACGCCGCGCCGGACGCCTATGACATCACCCTGTTCGGCGCGGAGCCGCGCGGCAATTACAACCGCATCATGCTGTCGCCGGTCCTGTCGGGCGAAAAGACCTATGAAGAGATCGTGACCCATGACGCCGCCTGGTATGCGGCGCACGGCGTTACCTGTCGCTTCAGCGAACCGGTCACCGGCATCGACCGCGCGCGCAAGGTGGTGATGACCGCCACAGGCGAAACCCCCTATGATAAGCTGATCGTCGCCACGGGCTCCAACCCGTTCATCATTCCGGTGCCGGGGCACGACCTGCCCGGTGTCATCAGCTTCCGCGATCTGGAAGACGTCAACACCATGCGGGACACCGCCGCGCGTCCGGGCGCGAAGGCGGTCGTGATCGGCGGCGGCCTGCTGGGGCTGGAGGCTGCCGCCGGTCTGCGGATGCTGGGCATGGAGGTGACGGTGGTGCATCTCATGGGCCACCTGATGGAGCGGCAACTGGACGAAGCCGCAGGCTACCTGCTGCGCAAGGAATTGACCGGGCGCGGCATCACCATTCGCTGTTCGTCCAACACCAAGGAGATCGTCGGCTCTGAGCGGGTAGAGGCGCTGCGCCTCGACGACGGCACCGAGATCCCCTGCGATCTGGTGGTCATGGCCGTGGGCATCCGCCCCAATACCGCATTGGCCCGCGAGGCCGGTCTGGCGGTGGGGCGCGGCGTGCATGTCGACGATCAGATGTGCAGCTCCGACGCCGATATCTATGCGGTGGGCGAATGCGTCGAGCATAACGGCCAAGTGTTCGGGCTGGTGGCCCCGCTCTACGATCAGGCCAAGGTGCTGGCGCGCGCCTTGCTGGGCGAAGAGGCGGCGTTCGTTCCGAAACAGACCTCGACCAAGCTGAAGGTCACCGGCGTCGATCTGTTCAGCGCAGGCGATTTCGCCGAAGCCGACGACCGCGAGGACATCGTGTTCCGCGACCCCGCGCGCGGTGTCTACAAGCGGCTGGTGCTGCAGGAGGGCCGGCTGATCGGCGCGGTGATGTATGGCGACACCGGCGATGGCAATTGGTTCTTCGGGCTGATCAAGGACGCGGCCCCGGTCGACGAGATGCGCGAGACGCTGATCTTTGGTCCCGCCTTTCAGGGGGGTGCCCCCGTGGACCCTATGGCGGCCGTTGCAGCCTTGCCGGATGATACCGAAATCTGCGGCTGCAACGGCGTGTGTAAGGGCGATCTGGTCGCCGCGATCCAGAACGGCGCCACCGATCTGGGCTCCGTCCGCGCGGTGACCAAGGCCTCGGGCAGTTGCGGCACCTGCACCGGGCTGGTGGAACAGGTGCTGTCAGCGACGCTGGGCGACGATTTCGTCCTGCCCAGCGCGCAGCCGATCTGCGGCTGCACCGACCTGACCCACGAGGATGTGCGCCGCTTGATCAAGGCGCAGGAACTGAAATCCATGCCCGCCGTCTGGCAGGAACTGGGCTGGAAGACCGTGGATGGCTGCCATGTCTGCCGTCCCCCGCTGAATTACTACCTGCTGGCGGACTGGCCGCTCGACTATCGCGACGATTTGCAAAGCCGGTTCATCAACGAACGCAAACACGCCAACATCCAGAAGGACGGGACGTTTTCGGTGGTGCCGCGCATGTGGGGCGGGATCACCAACGCGGCGGAGTTGCGCGCGATCGCGGATGCCGCCGACAAATACAACGTGCCGACGGTCAAGGTCACCGGCGGCCAGCGGATCGATCTGCTTGGGGTGCGGGGGGAGGATCTGCCCGCGATCTGGGCCGATCTGAACCGCGCGGGCATGGTTTCGGGCCACGCCTATTCCAAGGGGCTGCGCACGGTGAAAACCTGCGTCGGCACCGATCACTGCCGCTTCGGCACCCAAGACAGCACCGGCCTTGGCATCAAGCTGGAGCAGGCGCTGTGGGGCTCATGGACCCCGCATAAGGTAAAGCTGGGCGTCTCGGGCTGTCCGCGCAACTGTGCGGAGGCGACGTGCAAGGATGTCGGCGTGATCTGTGTCGACAGCGGCTACCAGATCGGCGTCGGCGGCGCGGCGGGGATGGATCTGAAGGAGACCGAGCGCCTCGCCGCCGTCACGACCGAGCAGGAAGCCATCGATATCACCGTGGCCTTTGTCCAGCTTTACCGCGAGCACGCTAAATACCTCGACCGGCCTTACAAATGGATCGCCAAGGTCGGGTTGGACTGGGTGCGCGAACGGGTGGTCGACGATCTGGCGGGCCGTCAGGCCCTGATCGACCGGTTCGCGATCAGCCAAAGCGTCTATCAGCACGACCCATGGGCCGCGCATGTCGATAAGGAGCAGGCACGCTATGCCCCGCTCGCCAATCTGAAGCTGGAGGCCGCGGAATGA
- the nirD gene encoding nitrite reductase small subunit NirD, whose product MTLGKITLTADTAQADPVSGAVTDAERWIDIGALDDIPPRGARVVKTALGCVAVFRTSTDMVHALTDRCPHKGGPLSEGIVHGDRVTCPLHNWVFDLNTGTAQGADDGAVPVWRTRVEEGRIWLEVSQIAMARDAA is encoded by the coding sequence ATGACCCTTGGCAAGATCACCCTGACCGCAGACACCGCACAGGCCGACCCGGTGAGCGGTGCCGTGACAGACGCGGAACGCTGGATCGATATCGGCGCGCTGGACGATATCCCGCCGCGCGGCGCGCGGGTGGTGAAAACCGCGCTGGGCTGCGTGGCCGTGTTCCGCACCAGCACGGACATGGTGCACGCCCTGACCGACCGCTGCCCGCATAAGGGCGGCCCCCTTTCCGAAGGCATCGTGCATGGCGACCGGGTGACCTGCCCGCTGCACAACTGGGTGTTCGACCTCAACACCGGCACGGCGCAGGGGGCCGATGACGGCGCGGTGCCGGTCTGGCGCACCCGGGTGGAGGAGGGCCGGATCTGGCTGGAGGTTTCGCAGATCGCGATGGCACGGGACGCCGCCTGA
- the dnaG gene encoding DNA primase — protein MSLPPGFLDELRTRLTLSDVVGRKVMWDTRKSNQARGDYWSPCPFHQEKTASFHVDDRKGFYYCFGCHAKGDAINFVQETENASFMEAVEILAGEAGLPMPARDPKAREQADRRTVLAEAMEAAVRHYRMQLSTQGATRARDYLTGRGLQGKALERFEIGFAPDQRQGLFQALTERGIAAEVVIEAGLCAKPDDGGAPYDRFRDRIIFPIRDARGRCIGLGGRAMSPEARAKYLNSPETPLFDKGRSLYNHGPAREAAGKGQPLIVAEGYMDVIALVKAGFGAAVAPLGTAVTEEQLRLLWRIAPEPVVALDGDTAGIRAALRLMNLALPLIEAGQSLRFCIMPEGKDPDDLIRDGGPEAMQAALDKAEPMVDLLWRQETDGKVLDSPERRAAFDKSLREAVRRIKDTTIRRHYADELDRRRRALFNLPDRDSPAAPPPYAPDAGGYGDSYGDSYGDSYGGGYPDSYGGGGGPYDGGRGTGFGGGQGKGRSGFAGRGKGSGRGNRGRGGWLDRMAAAPTPGAKASILAAEAGSVTEHLREAVILATFLHHPDLMDDFAHVLEETAFTGPDHARIAATLLRVADAATDPTGLRRAVEAEIGAAPLETLLAPRHVQLAPPMRRMHDGELARMCLAEELAKLAAQRGAAREIAEAVTEIDGLADEGLTWRLGQAAEAQHRAIRPMDNDKADFDIAPNGTRMDKEERSALDRLLDRIDFAKPGGRPGKTPGGDKSS, from the coding sequence ATGTCGCTACCCCCCGGATTCCTTGACGAGCTGCGCACGCGCCTGACCCTTTCGGACGTGGTCGGGCGCAAAGTCATGTGGGACACGCGGAAATCCAATCAGGCCCGTGGCGATTACTGGTCCCCCTGCCCGTTTCATCAGGAGAAGACCGCCTCCTTCCACGTCGATGACCGCAAGGGATTCTATTACTGCTTTGGCTGCCACGCAAAGGGCGATGCCATCAACTTCGTGCAGGAAACCGAAAACGCGAGCTTCATGGAAGCGGTCGAGATTCTGGCGGGCGAAGCAGGCCTGCCGATGCCCGCGCGCGATCCCAAGGCGCGCGAGCAGGCCGACCGCCGCACCGTTCTGGCCGAGGCGATGGAAGCCGCCGTGCGCCATTACCGCATGCAGCTGTCCACCCAAGGCGCGACCCGCGCGCGGGACTACCTGACCGGGCGCGGTTTGCAGGGCAAGGCGCTGGAGCGATTCGAGATCGGCTTTGCCCCCGACCAGCGGCAAGGCCTGTTTCAGGCGCTGACCGAACGCGGCATCGCCGCCGAGGTGGTGATCGAGGCCGGGCTTTGCGCGAAACCCGACGATGGCGGCGCGCCTTATGACCGGTTTCGCGATCGCATCATCTTTCCGATCCGGGACGCGCGCGGGCGCTGCATTGGTCTGGGTGGCCGGGCAATGTCGCCGGAGGCGCGGGCGAAATACCTCAATTCCCCGGAAACGCCGCTCTTCGACAAGGGGCGCAGCCTGTATAACCACGGGCCTGCGCGCGAGGCGGCGGGCAAGGGCCAACCGCTGATCGTGGCCGAAGGCTACATGGACGTCATCGCGCTGGTGAAGGCGGGATTTGGCGCGGCGGTCGCGCCGCTGGGCACCGCCGTCACCGAGGAGCAACTGCGCCTGCTGTGGCGGATCGCGCCGGAACCTGTCGTGGCGCTGGATGGCGACACCGCCGGGATCCGCGCCGCGCTGCGCCTGATGAATTTGGCCCTGCCGCTGATCGAAGCCGGACAATCGCTGCGCTTTTGCATCATGCCCGAGGGCAAAGACCCCGATGACCTGATCCGCGATGGCGGCCCGGAAGCGATGCAGGCCGCGCTCGATAAGGCCGAGCCGATGGTCGATCTGCTGTGGCGGCAGGAAACCGACGGCAAGGTGCTCGACAGCCCCGAACGCCGCGCGGCCTTTGACAAAAGCCTGCGCGAAGCGGTGCGCCGCATCAAGGACACCACCATTCGCCGCCATTACGCCGATGAGCTGGACCGCCGCCGACGCGCGCTGTTCAACCTGCCGGACCGTGACAGCCCCGCCGCGCCGCCGCCCTATGCCCCCGACGCTGGCGGATATGGCGACAGCTACGGTGACAGTTACGGCGACAGCTATGGTGGCGGCTATCCTGACAGCTACGGTGGCGGCGGCGGCCCCTATGACGGCGGGCGCGGCACCGGGTTCGGCGGCGGTCAGGGCAAGGGGCGCAGCGGTTTCGCTGGGCGGGGCAAAGGGTCTGGGCGCGGCAATCGCGGGCGCGGCGGCTGGCTCGACCGGATGGCAGCGGCCCCCACACCGGGGGCCAAGGCCTCGATCCTTGCCGCCGAAGCGGGCAGCGTCACCGAACACCTGCGCGAGGCGGTGATCCTTGCGACCTTCCTGCATCATCCCGATCTGATGGATGATTTCGCCCATGTGCTGGAGGAGACGGCGTTTACCGGCCCCGACCATGCCCGTATTGCCGCCACGCTGCTGCGCGTGGCCGATGCCGCCACCGATCCGACCGGCCTGCGCCGCGCGGTCGAGGCGGAGATCGGCGCAGCCCCCCTTGAAACCCTGCTCGCTCCGCGCCATGTGCAGCTGGCACCGCCTATGCGCCGGATGCACGATGGCGAACTGGCCCGTATGTGTCTGGCCGAGGAACTGGCCAAGCTGGCCGCGCAACGCGGCGCCGCGCGCGAGATCGCCGAAGCGGTGACCGAAATCGACGGGCTGGCCGATGAGGGGCTGACCTGGCGGCTGGGACAGGCGGCCGAAGCACAACACCGGGCGATCCGCCCGATGGACAACGACAAGGCCGATTTCGACATCGCGCCGAATGGCACGAGGATGGACAAGGAAGAGCGCTCCGCGCTGGATCGCCTGCTTGACCGGATCGACTTCGCCAAGCCGGGCGGCAGGCCCGGCAAGACCCCCGGCGGGGACAAATCGTCCTGA
- a CDS encoding nitrate reductase — translation MERPAPAPMRPALPDAERAIRTTCPYCGVGCGVLARGADQPVAGDPAHPANRGRLCSKGAALTETLGLLGRLLHPHVDGQRSSWDAALDLVASEFSRAVAEHGPDSVAFYVSGQLLTEDYYVANKLMKGYIGSANIDTNSRLCMASSVAGHKRAFGTDTVPGLYDDLEQADLVVLTGSNAAWCHPVLFQRLAAARAARPDMRVINIDPRRTASSDLADLHLSIRPDGDAALYNLLLAEIAARGAVDADYLAAHVDGFDAAVTAARATDPAETGLSPEEIARFCDMWIGAERVVTLYSQGVNQSSCGSDKVNGIVNCHLATGRIGRPGMGPFSLTGQPNAMGGREVGGLANMLACHLDIEDPAHRDAVQGAWNSPVICQTPGLKAVDLFDACADGRIKALWIISTNPAVSMPDAGRVAEAIARVPFTVISDIVSDTDTARLCRVQLPAAGWGEKSGTVTNSERCISRQRAFLPVPGEARADWRILAQVGARMGWADAFGWTSEAAVFREFAALSGLAEAFGRDFDISGLADLSDAAYDALKPVHWPVPRAGRTPPTTAGRFFGAGGFYHPGGRARMLPITPPQVQLAAADWPFRLNTGRVRDHWHTMTRTGRSARLSGHIAEPYAEIHPDDAAMIGVADAELVGLETETGRAVLRVLISDRAQRGTVFVPMHWTAETAPSGRVNRAVRAAVDPVSGQPALKGSAARLRRWTPAWYGFAASRAEMRAGPLPYWAGARSDTGMRAELAGALRPDSPEAWEAEARRVLNLDDGAASVLSDPARGSVSVAIVEHGTLAGLFWAGPAPVAVARAHVCALIGTDTAPARALAGRPGTDQPDPGPLVCSCFGIGANQIRTAVADGAVSVEAVGACTQAGTNCGSCRPEIKGLIAAAQTPKMAAE, via the coding sequence ATGGAGCGTCCCGCCCCTGCCCCCATGCGGCCCGCGCTGCCCGACGCGGAGCGCGCGATCCGCACGACCTGCCCCTATTGCGGCGTTGGCTGCGGCGTGCTGGCGCGCGGCGCCGATCAGCCGGTCGCGGGCGATCCCGCGCATCCCGCCAATCGCGGGCGGCTGTGTTCCAAAGGCGCGGCGCTGACCGAAACGCTGGGCTTGTTGGGGCGGCTGCTGCATCCGCATGTGGACGGCCAGCGCAGTTCATGGGACGCGGCGCTGGATCTGGTGGCGAGCGAATTCAGCCGCGCGGTGGCAGAACACGGCCCCGACAGCGTGGCGTTCTACGTATCGGGCCAATTGCTGACCGAAGATTACTACGTCGCCAACAAGCTGATGAAGGGCTATATCGGATCAGCCAATATCGACACGAATTCAAGGCTTTGCATGGCGTCATCGGTGGCGGGGCACAAACGTGCCTTTGGCACTGACACCGTGCCGGGGCTGTATGACGATCTGGAGCAGGCCGATCTGGTGGTGCTGACCGGCTCCAACGCGGCATGGTGCCATCCGGTGCTGTTTCAACGACTGGCCGCCGCCCGCGCCGCGCGCCCCGACATGCGCGTCATCAATATCGACCCGCGCCGCACCGCCAGTTCCGATCTGGCCGATCTGCATCTCAGCATCCGGCCCGATGGGGATGCCGCGCTTTATAACCTGCTTCTGGCCGAGATCGCGGCACGTGGGGCCGTCGACGCGGATTATCTCGCCGCGCATGTCGACGGGTTTGACGCCGCTGTCACCGCCGCCCGCGCCACCGATCCCGCCGAGACCGGGCTCAGCCCTGAGGAGATCGCCCGCTTCTGCGACATGTGGATCGGCGCGGAGCGGGTGGTGACGCTCTATTCCCAAGGCGTGAACCAATCCTCCTGCGGCAGTGACAAGGTCAACGGCATCGTCAATTGCCATCTGGCCACGGGGCGCATCGGCAGGCCGGGGATGGGGCCATTTTCGCTGACCGGGCAGCCCAACGCGATGGGCGGGCGCGAGGTCGGCGGGCTGGCCAATATGCTGGCCTGTCATCTGGATATCGAAGACCCCGCGCACCGGGACGCGGTGCAGGGCGCATGGAACAGCCCCGTCATCTGCCAGACACCGGGGTTGAAGGCCGTCGATCTGTTCGACGCCTGCGCCGACGGGCGGATCAAGGCGCTGTGGATCATCTCCACCAATCCCGCCGTGTCGATGCCCGATGCGGGCCGGGTGGCCGAGGCGATCGCCCGCGTGCCCTTTACCGTGATCTCCGACATCGTGAGTGACACCGACACTGCGCGGCTGTGCCGGGTGCAGTTGCCCGCTGCGGGCTGGGGCGAGAAATCCGGCACCGTCACCAATTCCGAACGCTGCATCTCGCGCCAGCGGGCGTTCCTGCCGGTGCCGGGGGAAGCGCGCGCGGATTGGCGCATTCTGGCACAGGTCGGGGCCCGGATGGGCTGGGCCGACGCCTTTGGCTGGACCAGCGAGGCGGCGGTATTTCGCGAATTCGCCGCGCTGTCCGGGCTGGCCGAGGCGTTCGGCCGGGATTTCGATATCTCCGGTCTCGCCGATCTGAGCGACGCCGCCTATGACGCGCTGAAGCCGGTGCATTGGCCGGTGCCCCGCGCCGGGCGCACGCCCCCCACCACCGCAGGCCGGTTTTTCGGAGCGGGCGGCTTTTATCACCCCGGCGGGCGGGCGCGAATGCTGCCGATCACGCCGCCGCAAGTGCAACTGGCCGCCGCCGACTGGCCATTCCGGCTCAATACCGGGCGGGTGCGCGACCATTGGCACACGATGACCCGCACCGGACGCTCCGCGCGGCTCTCGGGCCATATCGCAGAACCTTACGCCGAAATTCACCCCGACGACGCCGCCATGATCGGGGTCGCGGATGCGGAATTGGTGGGGCTCGAGACCGAAACGGGCCGCGCGGTGCTGCGCGTCCTAATCAGCGACCGCGCCCAGCGCGGCACGGTCTTTGTGCCCATGCACTGGACCGCCGAGACCGCCCCCAGCGGGCGGGTGAACCGGGCGGTGCGGGCGGCGGTCGATCCGGTATCCGGGCAACCGGCCCTGAAAGGCTCCGCCGCGCGGCTGCGGCGCTGGACCCCGGCATGGTATGGGTTTGCCGCCAGCCGGGCCGAGATGCGCGCCGGGCCGCTGCCCTATTGGGCCGGAGCGCGCAGCGACACCGGGATGCGCGCGGAACTGGCCGGAGCCCTGCGCCCCGACAGCCCTGAAGCATGGGAGGCCGAGGCCCGGCGCGTGCTGAACCTCGACGATGGCGCAGCTTCTGTTCTCAGCGATCCGGCGCGGGGCAGCGTTTCGGTGGCAATCGTCGAACATGGCACTCTCGCCGGTCTGTTCTGGGCCGGACCCGCCCCTGTGGCGGTGGCCCGGGCCCATGTCTGCGCGCTGATCGGCACGGACACCGCGCCGGCGCGCGCGCTGGCCGGTCGGCCCGGCACCGACCAGCCCGATCCCGGCCCGCTGGTCTGTTCGTGCTTTGGCATCGGCGCCAATCAGATCCGCACGGCGGTGGCCGATGGCGCGGTCAGCGTGGAGGCCGTCGGCGCCTGCACACAGGCGGGCACGAATTGCGGCTCCTGCCGACCGGAAATCAAGGGCTTGATCGCAGCCGCACAGACGCCGAAAATGGCCGCAGAATGA
- a CDS encoding glycosyl transferase family protein, whose product MSALLPYVQLLGRGPGRSRNLDEAEARAAMDIILRGDADPEALGALLMLMRFRGESAAEVAGFTRGFRDLLADWRDIGAGLDWPSYAAGRSRGAAWFLLAAKLIAQAGAPVLLHGWNSHQSEKASVTAGVARLGIACVTGPDDAARALRKTGIAYAPLDTMCPRALDLLKLRDVLGLRSCVNTCMRMLNPAGADATVQGVFHPPYRELQADAGALLGQPQMTVLKGAGGEFERMPTKPVALFGLRDGAGWDDSVPALLDEARRLSADDFGPDALPALWSGALHDPFAEAVVLGTAAVALMTLGRAPDHDSAMDLARALWTDRPREVAAA is encoded by the coding sequence ATGAGCGCCCTGCTTCCATATGTGCAATTGCTTGGCCGGGGGCCGGGCCGGTCCCGCAACCTAGACGAGGCGGAGGCCCGCGCGGCGATGGACATCATCCTGCGCGGCGATGCGGACCCGGAGGCCTTGGGCGCGCTGCTGATGCTGATGCGGTTTCGCGGCGAAAGCGCCGCCGAGGTCGCGGGCTTTACCCGTGGGTTTCGGGATCTGCTGGCCGATTGGCGCGACATCGGCGCCGGGCTCGACTGGCCCAGCTATGCCGCCGGGCGGTCGCGGGGGGCGGCGTGGTTCCTGCTTGCCGCGAAGCTCATCGCGCAGGCGGGCGCGCCGGTCCTGCTGCATGGCTGGAATTCGCACCAGTCCGAGAAGGCGAGCGTCACGGCGGGCGTGGCACGGCTGGGCATCGCCTGCGTCACCGGCCCCGATGACGCCGCGCGGGCGCTGCGCAAGACGGGGATCGCCTATGCGCCGCTCGACACCATGTGCCCGCGCGCGCTGGACCTTTTGAAACTGCGCGATGTGCTGGGCCTGCGGTCCTGCGTGAACACCTGCATGCGGATGCTGAACCCCGCCGGGGCAGACGCCACCGTGCAGGGCGTGTTCCATCCCCCCTACCGCGAATTGCAGGCCGATGCCGGGGCGCTGCTGGGCCAGCCACAGATGACCGTGCTGAAGGGCGCGGGCGGCGAATTCGAACGGATGCCGACCAAGCCCGTCGCCCTGTTCGGTCTGCGCGATGGTGCGGGCTGGGATGACAGCGTGCCCGCCCTGCTCGATGAGGCGCGCCGCCTGTCGGCGGATGATTTCGGCCCCGACGCGCTGCCCGCGCTGTGGTCCGGGGCGTTGCACGATCCCTTTGCCGAAGCGGTCGTTCTGGGCACGGCGGCTGTGGCGCTGATGACGTTGGGCCGCGCGCCCGATCATGACAGCGCGATGGATCTGGCCCGCGCGCTTTGGACGGACCGCCCGCGCGAGGTGGCGGCGGCCTGA